From Hartmannibacter diazotrophicus, a single genomic window includes:
- a CDS encoding efflux RND transporter periplasmic adaptor subunit, whose translation MNVWRLFGPAVAVAVLLAPFVPGSVAGAQAAGTYVLEPMTTTEWKAVYGRIEARDTVPARARIGGTLLSLEVTEGDTVAVGQKIASVHDDKIAFQIDALDAQLRALGSQLDNARTELERGQSLLARGVVSTQRLDQLRTEVDVFTNQVASTEAQRQVLKQQLAEGDVLAPTNGRVLAVPVTRGGFVQAGETVATVGGGGVFLRLAIPERHAVMLKTGADLEIETANGTKTGRLAKIYPLIENGRVIADVEVQGLDTAFIDARLLVRVPVGERHVLAVPTDAIRTVRGIDMVDVNSAEGPIERAVVTGGHFDADGKSYVEVLSGLEAGSEIVLP comes from the coding sequence ATGAATGTCTGGCGTCTTTTCGGCCCGGCCGTCGCGGTCGCGGTTCTGCTTGCTCCGTTCGTGCCTGGCTCCGTGGCCGGCGCCCAGGCGGCGGGCACCTATGTCCTCGAACCCATGACGACGACCGAATGGAAGGCCGTCTACGGCCGGATCGAGGCACGCGACACCGTTCCCGCCCGGGCGCGGATCGGCGGCACGCTGCTGTCGCTGGAGGTGACCGAAGGCGACACGGTTGCCGTCGGCCAGAAGATCGCCAGCGTTCATGACGACAAGATCGCCTTCCAGATCGATGCGCTCGACGCCCAGCTTCGGGCGCTCGGCTCGCAGCTCGACAATGCCCGCACCGAACTGGAGCGCGGGCAGAGCCTTCTTGCACGGGGCGTCGTCTCGACCCAGCGGCTCGACCAGCTGCGCACCGAAGTCGATGTGTTCACCAATCAGGTCGCCTCGACCGAGGCCCAGCGCCAGGTGCTGAAGCAGCAGCTTGCCGAAGGCGACGTGCTGGCGCCGACGAATGGCCGCGTTCTGGCGGTTCCGGTCACCAGGGGTGGGTTCGTCCAGGCCGGCGAGACGGTGGCGACGGTCGGCGGCGGCGGCGTCTTCCTGCGTCTTGCCATTCCCGAGCGCCATGCCGTCATGCTGAAGACCGGCGCCGATCTCGAGATCGAGACGGCGAACGGCACGAAGACGGGGCGGCTTGCCAAGATTTATCCGCTGATCGAGAACGGCCGTGTGATTGCCGATGTCGAGGTGCAGGGTCTCGACACTGCCTTCATCGACGCGCGCCTGCTGGTTCGCGTCCCCGTTGGCGAGCGCCATGTTCTCGCCGTGCCGACCGACGCCATTCGCACGGTGCGGGGCATCGACATGGTCGATGTGAACTCGGCGGAAGGGCCGATCGAGCGTGCCGTCGTGACCGGCGGGCATTTCGATGCCGACGGCAAGTCCTATGTCGAAGTCCTGAGCGGCCTTGAGGCCGGGTCCGAGATCGTGCTGCCATGA
- a CDS encoding YgaP family membrane protein, with translation MTLDRIVLAFAGIMILLSVALTVYVSPYFAWLTVFIGFNMLQSAFTGFCPAAIIFRKLGAKQGCAF, from the coding sequence ATGACACTCGATCGCATCGTTCTTGCCTTTGCCGGCATCATGATTCTCCTGTCCGTCGCGCTGACGGTCTACGTCTCACCCTATTTCGCCTGGCTGACCGTCTTCATCGGCTTCAACATGCTGCAGTCGGCTTTTACCGGATTCTGCCCGGCCGCCATCATCTTCAGGAAGCTCGGAGCGAAACAGGGATGTGCCTTCTAA
- the nagA gene encoding N-acetylglucosamine-6-phosphate deacetylase, translating into MTTLTAIRGARIFDGHDWHGDHTLLLGGDRIRAILPAKETLPATRTVDYDGLLVVPGFIDLQVNGGGGVQFGDRTSAEAIRQIANAHARFGTTRLLPTLITDTREVTEKALEAGRAARAEKVPGFLGLHLEGPHLSHARKGAHDPALIRPMEEPDLDRLLRYRREAGLLMTTVAPESVTLEQIATLAGNDVQVSIGHTDTTAKTALACFEAGARMVTHLFNAMSPLTHREPGLVGAALHDGRVFAGLIADGVHVDPVAMGIALRAKQGPGRIFLVTDAMAPLGTEMSEFQLNGRRIFRKDGRLTLADGTLAGADIDMLSSVRLLVERLRLPLDEALRMASLYPASAARIDGSHGRLAPGYVADFVALTPALDHVATWIDGVLSV; encoded by the coding sequence ATGACGACCCTGACTGCCATTCGCGGCGCCCGCATTTTCGACGGCCACGACTGGCACGGCGATCACACGCTTCTGCTTGGTGGGGACAGGATCCGCGCGATTCTGCCGGCAAAAGAAACCCTGCCGGCGACCCGGACGGTCGACTACGATGGACTGCTCGTCGTGCCCGGCTTCATCGATCTTCAGGTCAACGGCGGCGGCGGTGTCCAGTTCGGCGACCGGACCTCCGCCGAGGCGATTCGGCAGATCGCCAACGCCCACGCGCGATTCGGCACGACCAGGCTGCTGCCGACGCTGATCACCGACACGCGCGAGGTCACCGAAAAGGCCCTCGAAGCGGGCCGGGCGGCGCGCGCGGAAAAGGTCCCAGGCTTTCTCGGCCTGCATCTCGAAGGACCGCACCTATCGCATGCCCGCAAGGGCGCCCATGATCCGGCTCTCATCCGGCCGATGGAAGAGCCGGATCTGGACCGCCTCCTGCGCTATCGCCGCGAGGCAGGCCTGCTGATGACGACAGTCGCGCCGGAAAGCGTCACGTTGGAGCAGATCGCGACGCTGGCCGGAAACGACGTGCAGGTCAGCATCGGCCATACGGACACGACCGCGAAGACGGCCCTTGCCTGTTTTGAGGCCGGCGCGCGGATGGTCACCCATCTTTTCAATGCCATGAGCCCGCTTACCCACCGCGAACCGGGCCTTGTCGGCGCGGCCCTTCACGACGGCCGCGTCTTCGCCGGCCTCATCGCCGACGGTGTCCATGTCGATCCTGTGGCGATGGGAATCGCCCTTCGCGCCAAGCAGGGGCCGGGCCGCATCTTCCTCGTCACCGACGCCATGGCGCCGCTCGGGACGGAGATGAGCGAATTCCAGCTGAATGGTCGGAGGATCTTTCGCAAGGACGGCAGGCTGACGCTTGCCGACGGAACGCTCGCCGGCGCCGACATCGACATGCTCTCGTCAGTCAGGCTTCTCGTCGAACGGCTTCGACTGCCGCTGGACGAGGCCCTGCGCATGGCCTCGCTTTATCCAGCCAGCGCCGCCCGCATCGACGGATCGCATGGCCGCCTCGCGCCGGGATACGTCGCGGACTTCGTCGCCCTGACACCAGCGCTCGACCACGTCGCGACGTGGATCGATGGCGTCCTGTCCGTATGA
- a CDS encoding TIGR02300 family protein — MTKPDLGLKRLCPSCGAKYYDLNRDPILCPRCGAAFDPHVTSKARAAKAVAEEDEEDLEEDDVVGKPEFVSLEEADAENGDDDDIPDIDDAGIEEDDDAAEDTFLEDDEDEGDDVTGIIGGGVEDDEER; from the coding sequence GTGACGAAACCTGACCTGGGACTGAAGCGCCTCTGCCCCAGCTGTGGCGCGAAATATTACGACCTCAACCGCGATCCGATCCTTTGCCCGCGCTGCGGCGCGGCGTTCGATCCGCACGTGACCTCGAAGGCGCGGGCGGCCAAGGCGGTCGCCGAGGAAGACGAAGAGGATCTGGAGGAGGACGACGTCGTCGGCAAGCCGGAGTTCGTGTCCCTCGAGGAGGCTGACGCGGAGAACGGCGACGATGACGATATCCCGGATATCGACGACGCCGGGATCGAGGAAGACGACGATGCGGCCGAAGACACCTTCCTCGAAGATGACGAGGACGAAGGCGACGACGTGACGGGAATCATCGGCGGCGGCGTCGAGGACGACGAGGAACGCTGA
- the aroA gene encoding 3-phosphoshikimate 1-carboxyvinyltransferase: MSAEAALRPLSAHRSPALKGRVRVPGDKSISHRSLMFGALAIGRTTITGLLEGGDIMSTAAAMRAFGANIHRGDDGTWTVDGVGVGGLLEPAGVIDFGNAGTGVRLCMGLAAAQPIAVTFTGDGSLIKRPMGRVLDPLRKMGVDVIARSGDRLPLTMRGAMTPIPIEYTVPVPSAQVKSAVLLAGLGTPGVTTVIEPVFTRDHTERMLAGFGAAIDIETAANGARTIRLEGRPDLKPQTITVPGDPSSAAFPIVAALIVPGSDVTVEGILMNPSRIGLIDTLLEMGADITIENARETGGEKIADLRVKHSALKGVTVPPERAPLMIDEYPVLAAAAAVAEGKTVMLGIEEMRVKESDRIAAVAAGLAANGVDHEEGRDWLSVTGGKVAGGGRVVTHLDHRIAMTFLVLGLVADAPVTVDDAGVIATSFPEFEPLMRGAGALFEDAEADAA, from the coding sequence ATGAGTGCCGAAGCCGCTCTCCGCCCGCTCTCCGCCCATCGCTCGCCCGCGCTGAAGGGACGGGTGCGCGTCCCCGGCGACAAGTCGATATCCCACCGCTCACTGATGTTCGGAGCGCTCGCCATCGGGCGCACGACCATCACCGGGCTGCTGGAAGGCGGCGACATCATGAGCACCGCGGCGGCCATGCGTGCCTTCGGCGCGAACATCCATCGCGGCGACGACGGCACCTGGACCGTCGACGGCGTCGGTGTCGGCGGCCTTCTGGAGCCGGCGGGCGTCATCGACTTCGGCAATGCCGGCACCGGCGTGCGCCTCTGCATGGGTCTTGCCGCCGCACAACCGATCGCCGTGACCTTCACCGGCGACGGCTCGCTCATTAAGCGGCCGATGGGCCGCGTCCTCGATCCCCTGCGAAAGATGGGCGTCGACGTGATCGCCCGCTCCGGCGACCGCCTGCCGCTGACCATGCGCGGCGCGATGACGCCGATCCCGATCGAATACACCGTCCCGGTGCCGTCGGCGCAGGTCAAATCGGCCGTGCTGCTGGCCGGCCTCGGCACGCCAGGCGTTACCACGGTGATCGAGCCCGTCTTCACCCGCGATCACACCGAGCGCATGCTCGCCGGCTTCGGCGCGGCGATCGACATCGAGACCGCGGCGAATGGTGCCCGCACCATCCGGCTCGAAGGCCGACCCGACCTGAAGCCGCAGACGATCACCGTGCCCGGCGATCCGAGTTCCGCCGCCTTCCCCATCGTCGCGGCGCTGATCGTTCCGGGCTCCGACGTCACCGTGGAGGGCATCCTGATGAATCCCTCCCGCATCGGCCTCATCGACACGCTTCTGGAAATGGGCGCCGACATCACGATCGAGAATGCCCGCGAGACCGGCGGCGAGAAGATCGCCGACCTGCGTGTGAAGCATTCCGCGCTGAAGGGCGTCACGGTCCCGCCCGAACGGGCTCCCCTGATGATCGACGAATATCCGGTGCTCGCGGCGGCCGCCGCCGTCGCCGAGGGCAAGACGGTGATGCTCGGCATCGAGGAAATGCGGGTCAAGGAGTCCGACCGCATCGCCGCTGTGGCCGCCGGCCTTGCCGCCAACGGCGTCGACCACGAGGAGGGCCGCGACTGGCTCTCCGTCACGGGCGGCAAGGTTGCGGGCGGCGGACGGGTCGTCACCCATCTCGACCACCGCATCGCCATGACCTTCCTCGTCCTCGGCCTTGTCGCCGACGCGCCGGTCACCGTCGACGATGCCGGCGTGATCGCAACGAGCTTCCCCGAGTTCGAACCGCTGATGCGCGGCGCCGGCGCACTCTTCGAGGACGCGGAGGCCGACGCGGCATGA
- the cmk gene encoding (d)CMP kinase, translating into MIIAIDGPAASGKGTLSRRLASHFGFSHLDTGLLYRAVGEALRAKGLDPADEPAAVTIAETLDTSALDRDRLSGSAIGEAASIVAAIPAVRAALLDLQRRFAHSGKGAILDGRDIGTVVCPEAEVKLFVTASPEARARRRHRDDLAINPSVTYESVLADILKRDARDSGRTVAPLVPAPDARLLDTTDLDIEEAFQAAVRLVEAAG; encoded by the coding sequence ATGATCATCGCGATCGACGGGCCCGCCGCCTCGGGCAAGGGCACGCTGTCCCGGCGCCTTGCCAGCCATTTCGGCTTTTCCCATCTCGACACCGGCCTGCTCTACCGGGCGGTAGGCGAAGCATTGCGGGCAAAGGGGCTCGATCCGGCCGATGAGCCGGCCGCCGTGACGATCGCCGAGACCCTCGACACGTCGGCGCTCGATCGCGATCGTCTGTCCGGCTCCGCGATCGGCGAGGCGGCGTCCATCGTCGCCGCCATTCCGGCGGTCCGCGCCGCTCTCCTCGACCTGCAGCGCCGCTTTGCCCATTCCGGCAAGGGGGCGATCCTCGACGGCCGCGACATCGGCACGGTGGTCTGCCCCGAGGCGGAGGTAAAGCTCTTCGTCACGGCAAGCCCGGAGGCCCGCGCCCGCCGGCGCCATCGCGACGATCTCGCGATCAACCCGTCCGTGACCTACGAGAGCGTCCTTGCGGATATCCTCAAGCGCGATGCCCGCGATTCCGGCCGCACGGTCGCCCCGCTCGTGCCGGCGCCCGACGCCAGGCTGCTCGACACCACCGACCTCGACATCGAGGAAGCCTTCCAGGCGGCCGTCAGGCTCGTCGAGGCGGCCGGCTAG
- the rpsA gene encoding 30S ribosomal protein S1, protein MSATNPSREDFAALLEESFATTELYEGAVVKGIVIAIEKDLAVIDVGLKVEGRVPLKEFGVRARDGELKVGDEVEVYLERVENALGEAVLSRDKARREESWVRLEVAFEKGEKVIGHIFNQVKGGFTVDLDGATAFLPRSQVDIRPVRDVAPLMHSPQPFQILKMDKRRGNIVVSRRVVLEETRAEQRSELVQSLEEGQVVEGVVKNITDYGAFVDLGGIDGLLHVTDIAWRRINHPSEVLTIGQTVKVQIIRVNQETHRISLGMKQLEADPWAGIEAKYPVDTRFTGRVTNITDYGAFVELEPGIEGLIHVSEMSWTKKNVHPGKIVSTSQEVEVMVLEVDPVKRRISLGLKQTLQNPWDAFSEKYPAGSVVEGEVKNKTEFGLFIGLDGDVDGMVHLSDLDWNRPGEQVIEEFNKGDMVKAVVLDVDTDKERISLGMKQLAGDPMESAGDLRRNAIVTCEILEVKEAGLEVQIVDTDITAFIRRGDLARDRADQRTERFAVGEKVDARVTQFDKKTRKVGLSIKALEIAEEKEAVAQFGSSDSGASLGDILGAALKARQDDDAA, encoded by the coding sequence ATGTCAGCCACCAACCCCTCCCGCGAGGATTTCGCGGCTCTTCTCGAAGAGTCCTTTGCCACCACCGAGCTTTATGAAGGCGCGGTCGTCAAGGGTATCGTCATTGCGATCGAGAAGGATCTCGCGGTCATCGACGTCGGCCTCAAGGTCGAAGGTCGCGTGCCGCTCAAGGAATTCGGCGTGCGCGCCCGCGATGGCGAGCTGAAGGTCGGCGATGAGGTCGAAGTCTACCTGGAGCGCGTCGAGAACGCGCTCGGCGAGGCTGTCCTGTCGCGCGACAAGGCTCGCCGCGAAGAGAGCTGGGTGCGCCTGGAAGTCGCCTTCGAAAAGGGCGAGAAGGTCATCGGCCACATCTTCAACCAGGTCAAGGGCGGCTTCACGGTCGACCTCGACGGCGCGACGGCCTTCCTGCCGCGCAGCCAGGTCGACATCCGCCCCGTGCGCGATGTCGCTCCGCTGATGCACTCGCCGCAGCCCTTCCAGATCCTCAAGATGGACAAGCGCCGCGGCAACATCGTCGTCTCGCGCCGTGTCGTTCTGGAAGAGACCCGCGCCGAGCAGCGCTCCGAGCTCGTCCAGAGCCTGGAAGAGGGTCAGGTGGTCGAGGGTGTCGTCAAGAACATCACCGACTACGGTGCGTTCGTCGACCTCGGCGGCATCGATGGCCTGCTGCACGTCACGGACATCGCCTGGCGCCGCATCAACCATCCCTCGGAGGTCCTCACCATCGGCCAGACGGTCAAGGTGCAGATCATCCGCGTCAACCAGGAAACCCATCGTATCTCGCTCGGCATGAAGCAGCTCGAGGCGGATCCGTGGGCTGGCATCGAGGCCAAGTATCCGGTCGACACGCGCTTCACCGGCCGCGTCACCAACATCACCGACTACGGCGCCTTCGTGGAGCTGGAGCCGGGCATCGAGGGCCTCATCCACGTCTCCGAGATGAGCTGGACCAAGAAGAACGTCCATCCGGGCAAGATCGTCTCCACCTCCCAGGAGGTCGAGGTGATGGTGCTCGAGGTCGATCCGGTCAAGCGCCGCATCTCGCTCGGCCTCAAGCAGACCCTGCAGAACCCCTGGGATGCCTTCTCCGAGAAGTACCCGGCCGGCAGCGTGGTCGAGGGCGAGGTCAAGAACAAGACCGAGTTCGGTCTCTTCATCGGCCTCGACGGCGATGTGGACGGCATGGTCCACCTCTCCGATCTCGACTGGAACCGTCCGGGCGAGCAGGTCATCGAGGAGTTCAACAAGGGCGACATGGTCAAGGCGGTCGTGCTCGACGTCGATACCGACAAGGAGCGCATCTCGCTGGGCATGAAGCAGCTTGCCGGTGACCCGATGGAGTCGGCCGGTGATCTGCGCCGCAACGCGATCGTCACCTGCGAGATCCTCGAGGTCAAGGAAGCCGGTCTCGAAGTCCAGATCGTTGACACCGACATCACGGCCTTCATCCGCCGTGGCGACCTTGCCCGCGACCGCGCCGACCAGCGCACCGAGCGTTTCGCCGTTGGCGAGAAGGTCGATGCCCGCGTCACCCAGTTCGACAAGAAGACCCGCAAGGTCGGCCTGTCGATCAAGGCGCTGGAAATCGCCGAAGAGAAGGAAGCTGTCGCTCAGTTCGGCTCGTCCGACTCCGGCGCTTCGCTCGGCGACATCCTCGGCGCGGCCCTCAAGGCCCGTCAGGACGACGACGCGGCGTAA